A single region of the Pseudomonas sp. GGS8 genome encodes:
- a CDS encoding methyl-accepting chemotaxis protein yields the protein MSLSSNSMQLSSAEKRWLPWFGKTGKLAMSWSCRLNRSAYPVIEQTFEAIAETRVKLLHNWTREQWEHLAELAVTLSREFSHLDNHPLLDKLGQAEDFSELFVVDTGGAVIASTWSGHGKSSPCNPKALAEGLKAPFLHGPYSDPLTLQIGPSSSRFHDEVTLMFYQPLKADGKVLGCLCGRVPNDVLGDLIQREAGHIFAESGDNYLFMVQSRFDSTIQPGIALSRSRFEDGTFTRGENLKSGVRTPWKTVQIQRHTELELRFTDPATQQLHPGVRETIRSGSNLFVTYPGYSDYRHIPVVGKGVTFQLPGSPDRWGMMCEADLEEVYRRRSLSYGLMKPYLATMVGLFVCNFLVQHYSGLEQSLIDACETLSMLTAAALFSTFGPKRLAARLNEMTGVIRTIAEGEGNLRQRLDTTRMANDETGDMGRWINSFIDHLDAVVGQVVKASHSVGKTNQLMLSRSQEATLTSGEVADAVHRMMIIVEEQLGEIQQASASAEQMKQAMDEVVSRAREQFLAVQVGTQSIRDVVERSSSSVQLLDSRMAQIGNITGLISDITNQTNLLALNAAIEAARAGEHGRGFAVVADEVRTLAARTSRAADDIRQMVEGLQNETQKAVGFMENGVKDVDNSLRLAEEASSENVQLHQAVESMFSIIQQLNERSLDYGKTIKQVDQSSAEMRQTVIVLQTSAETVRLDANKLQKLVGLFEVSNNSRQSAA from the coding sequence ATGTCGCTATCAAGCAATTCTATGCAGTTATCCTCCGCCGAAAAGCGCTGGTTACCTTGGTTTGGCAAGACCGGAAAACTGGCGATGAGCTGGTCCTGCCGACTCAATCGGTCTGCCTACCCGGTGATTGAGCAGACATTCGAGGCTATTGCCGAAACCCGAGTCAAATTGCTGCACAACTGGACTCGGGAGCAGTGGGAACACTTGGCCGAACTGGCCGTGACCCTTAGCCGCGAATTCTCCCATCTCGACAATCATCCGCTGCTGGACAAGCTCGGCCAGGCCGAGGACTTTTCCGAACTCTTTGTTGTCGATACAGGTGGCGCAGTCATCGCCTCGACCTGGAGTGGCCATGGCAAAAGCAGCCCCTGCAACCCCAAAGCACTGGCCGAAGGTTTGAAAGCACCGTTTCTCCACGGCCCCTACAGTGACCCTCTGACCTTGCAGATCGGCCCTTCATCCTCGCGCTTTCACGACGAGGTCACGCTGATGTTCTACCAGCCCCTGAAGGCTGATGGCAAAGTCCTTGGCTGCCTCTGCGGCCGTGTACCGAACGATGTCCTGGGCGACTTGATCCAGCGTGAGGCCGGGCATATTTTTGCCGAGTCGGGAGATAACTATCTGTTCATGGTCCAGTCGCGTTTCGATTCAACGATTCAGCCGGGTATTGCCCTGTCACGTTCACGCTTTGAGGACGGTACGTTCACCCGCGGCGAGAACCTCAAAAGTGGCGTACGCACCCCCTGGAAGACCGTACAGATACAGCGCCACACCGAACTGGAGCTGCGCTTCACCGATCCGGCGACCCAGCAGTTGCACCCCGGTGTGCGAGAAACCATTCGTAGCGGTTCCAATCTGTTCGTCACCTACCCAGGTTACTCGGACTACCGGCACATTCCGGTCGTCGGCAAGGGCGTTACTTTCCAACTGCCGGGTTCACCTGACCGCTGGGGGATGATGTGCGAAGCCGATCTGGAGGAAGTCTATCGACGGCGCTCGCTGAGTTATGGGTTGATGAAACCTTACCTGGCAACAATGGTTGGCCTGTTCGTCTGCAATTTCCTGGTCCAGCACTACAGTGGTCTGGAGCAGAGCCTGATCGATGCTTGCGAGACTTTGAGCATGTTGACGGCTGCGGCCCTGTTCAGCACTTTTGGCCCGAAGCGGTTGGCTGCGCGTCTAAACGAAATGACCGGTGTGATCAGGACCATCGCTGAAGGCGAGGGCAATCTGCGTCAGCGCCTCGACACCACGCGTATGGCCAACGACGAGACCGGAGATATGGGCCGTTGGATCAACAGTTTTATCGACCATCTGGATGCAGTCGTCGGACAGGTGGTCAAGGCCAGCCATAGCGTCGGCAAGACCAACCAGCTGATGCTCAGTCGCAGCCAGGAAGCCACACTCACTTCCGGTGAGGTCGCGGATGCGGTGCATCGCATGATGATCATTGTCGAAGAGCAACTGGGCGAGATCCAACAAGCCTCGGCCAGTGCCGAACAAATGAAGCAAGCGATGGACGAAGTGGTCAGCCGAGCCCGCGAGCAATTTCTCGCGGTACAAGTGGGGACTCAGTCAATTCGCGATGTCGTGGAGCGGTCTTCTTCGAGCGTGCAGTTGCTTGACAGCCGGATGGCACAAATCGGCAATATCACCGGCCTGATCAGCGACATCACCAATCAGACCAACCTGCTGGCGCTGAACGCCGCCATTGAGGCCGCCCGCGCCGGCGAACATGGTCGTGGTTTTGCGGTGGTAGCCGATGAAGTCCGAACCTTGGCCGCGCGCACATCCCGCGCCGCCGACGACATCCGGCAGATGGTCGAAGGCCTGCAAAACGAAACGCAAAAAGCCGTGGGTTTTATGGAAAACGGAGTCAAGGATGTTGACAACAGCCTGCGCCTGGCCGAAGAGGCATCCTCGGAAAATGTGCAACTGCATCAGGCAGTGGAAAGCATGTTCAGCATCATCCAGCAACTCAATGAACGCAGCCTCGACTATGGCAAAACGATCAAGCAGGTCGACCAGTCGTCCGCAGAGATGCGCCAGACGGTGATCGTGCTGCAGACCAGTGCGGAAACGGTAAGGCTCGACGCCAACAAGTTGCAAAAATTGGTGGGGCTGTTCGAGGTGAGCAACAACTCCCGGCAAAGTGCTGCTTGA
- the mobH gene encoding MobH family relaxase: MLSLFRHKGQKPPPPPTVSVAAGYLPIESAHSLLAAEHRRQLLDRIWQYTALSHAQFTQLYLNPIHRYAEQVQQLPASETHHHAYLGGMLDHGLELVACSLKLRQSYLLPSGAAPEDQAAQTDAWSAGIAYGALLHDIGKIAVDLQVERQDGRLWHPWQGPLDQPYRFRYLKGRDYHLHGAAAGLLYTQILDRPILDWLSGFPPLWASLLYVLAGQYERAGVLGELVMQADRASTAQNIGGNPSKALQAPIHSLQHHLISGLRHLVQHELKLNQPGAAGWLTQDALWLVSKTVTDKLRAYLLSQSIEGIPSSNIAVFDELQSHGLVESTPEGKAIWTALVTQGNWGQSFTFLRLQPALIWGNEDRPEAFSGTVSMAADDHSTDAPASPPVPKTVSTGSRQSSLLPDPIAMEDADYLGTILDMFDSAEPEVREEPSESALGISTPPSDNPGQAFLNWVKEGILSHKLIINDSKAKVHTVSGSVFLVTPGLFQRYAQEFPGISQGADQEIEDWRWVQKQFEKLKIHRKRGNGLNIWACQVQGPRKKTTLKGYLIEEPKLLFESIPPDNPFLKIEKN, translated from the coding sequence ATGCTCAGCCTGTTTCGCCACAAAGGGCAGAAGCCCCCTCCGCCGCCGACCGTGAGCGTCGCCGCAGGCTACCTGCCCATCGAGTCGGCCCACAGTTTGTTAGCAGCGGAGCACCGCCGCCAGTTGCTCGATCGCATCTGGCAATACACCGCCCTCTCCCACGCCCAATTCACCCAGCTCTACTTAAATCCGATCCATCGCTACGCCGAACAGGTCCAGCAACTCCCGGCCAGCGAGACGCACCATCATGCGTATCTCGGAGGCATGCTCGACCATGGCCTGGAGCTGGTCGCCTGTAGCTTGAAACTGCGCCAGTCGTATCTGCTCCCCTCCGGGGCCGCGCCCGAAGACCAGGCCGCCCAGACCGATGCCTGGTCGGCGGGTATTGCTTATGGCGCCCTGCTGCATGACATCGGCAAGATCGCCGTGGACCTGCAGGTCGAACGCCAGGATGGCCGTCTTTGGCATCCTTGGCAGGGGCCATTGGATCAGCCCTACCGTTTTCGCTACCTCAAAGGTCGCGACTACCACCTGCACGGCGCCGCCGCAGGTTTGCTCTACACACAGATTCTCGACCGACCGATCCTCGATTGGCTCAGTGGGTTTCCGCCACTGTGGGCCAGTCTGCTGTATGTCCTGGCGGGCCAATACGAACGTGCCGGCGTGCTCGGTGAGTTGGTGATGCAGGCCGACCGTGCTTCCACCGCACAGAACATCGGTGGTAACCCGAGCAAGGCGCTGCAAGCGCCGATTCATTCGTTGCAACATCACTTGATCAGCGGACTGCGTCATCTGGTTCAGCACGAACTGAAACTCAACCAGCCGGGTGCCGCGGGATGGCTGACTCAAGACGCACTGTGGCTGGTCAGCAAGACGGTCACGGACAAGCTGCGAGCCTATCTGCTGTCGCAATCGATTGAGGGCATTCCCTCCTCCAACATTGCTGTGTTCGACGAACTGCAATCGCATGGGCTGGTCGAGTCGACTCCAGAAGGTAAAGCCATCTGGACCGCTCTCGTGACACAGGGAAACTGGGGGCAGAGCTTTACCTTTCTGCGCCTTCAGCCGGCGTTGATCTGGGGAAACGAAGACCGCCCCGAAGCTTTCAGCGGAACGGTGAGCATGGCAGCCGATGACCACTCGACTGACGCTCCGGCATCACCACCAGTGCCTAAGACTGTTAGTACAGGATCGCGTCAAAGCTCCTTGTTGCCAGATCCCATAGCAATGGAAGATGCCGACTATCTCGGAACGATACTGGATATGTTCGACTCAGCAGAACCTGAGGTTCGTGAAGAACCGTCAGAAAGCGCTCTCGGAATTTCAACGCCCCCTTCGGATAACCCTGGCCAGGCATTTCTGAATTGGGTCAAGGAAGGCATCCTGAGCCACAAGCTGATCATCAACGACAGCAAGGCCAAGGTGCATACGGTGAGCGGTTCGGTGTTTCTGGTAACACCCGGCCTTTTCCAACGCTACGCTCAGGAGTTTCCTGGTATCTCACAAGGTGCCGATCAAGAGATTGAAGATTGGCGCTGGGTGCAGAAGCAGTTCGAGAAACTGAAGATCCACAGGAAGCGAGGCAACGGTTTGAATATCTGGGCATGCCAAGTGCAAGGCCCAAGGAAGAAAACCACCTTGAAGGGATATTTGATCGAGGAACCGAAGTTACTTTTTGAATCGATACCACCAGATAATCCTTTTCTGAAAATCGAAAAAAATTAA